In one Cloacibacillus porcorum genomic region, the following are encoded:
- the mrtS gene encoding Synerg-CTERM system glutamic-type intramembrane protease MrtS, giving the protein MSTFISFCAGVFLLYWPYGWCWYRKEDPDEYGLRWEFRAKDFMQTLAVSAFILLALTVVAMNWPWEALPRKRGLWTVLNMGASGLTAAIIEETFFRGWLQPVLERHFHPFAAIVITNLVFAPIHLIVAPYWISLCTFFPGLIMGWLKYRYKNLFPPALFHFIGNIWSIWFFPMPVNF; this is encoded by the coding sequence ATGAGTACGTTCATATCCTTCTGCGCGGGAGTATTCCTGCTCTACTGGCCATACGGATGGTGCTGGTACAGAAAAGAGGACCCCGACGAGTATGGCTTACGCTGGGAGTTCCGCGCGAAAGATTTTATGCAGACACTTGCCGTGTCTGCATTTATATTGCTGGCGCTCACAGTCGTCGCGATGAACTGGCCCTGGGAGGCGCTGCCGCGTAAACGCGGCCTCTGGACCGTGCTGAACATGGGCGCTTCGGGACTCACCGCTGCGATAATAGAGGAGACATTTTTCCGCGGCTGGCTTCAGCCCGTTTTGGAGCGGCATTTCCACCCATTTGCGGCTATCGTGATAACCAATCTGGTGTTCGCTCCGATCCACCTGATCGTCGCTCCCTACTGGATATCCCTCTGCACATTTTTCCCGGGGCTGATCATGGGATGGCTCAAATACCGCTACAAAAACCTCTTCCCTCCGGCGCTTTTCCACTTCATCGGCAATATATGGTCGATATGGTTCTTCCCCATGCCGGTCAACTTTTAA
- a CDS encoding Fur family transcriptional regulator translates to MDKMWTVDDGIAVLRERGAKITAQRIAILQQLEGRTDHPSADTLYRELSAEYSTMSVATLYSTAQLLADAGLIKILSIDDKRVYFDPTTTTHGHFLCRKCGKLFDIPVDEDEIFKSASSVRENIAQIERTEIFFYGLCTDCLKI, encoded by the coding sequence ATGGATAAAATGTGGACCGTAGACGATGGAATAGCAGTTCTTAGGGAGAGAGGCGCCAAGATAACGGCACAGCGTATCGCGATCTTACAGCAGTTGGAGGGCCGCACCGACCATCCCTCTGCCGACACTCTCTACCGTGAGCTCTCTGCCGAATATTCTACGATGTCCGTCGCCACGCTTTACAGCACCGCGCAGCTTCTCGCGGATGCCGGACTCATAAAAATACTCAGCATCGACGATAAGAGGGTATATTTTGACCCGACAACTACGACGCACGGACACTTTCTCTGCCGCAAATGTGGTAAGCTCTTCGACATTCCGGTGGACGAAGACGAAATATTTAAGTCGGCCTCATCGGTACGTGAAAATATCGCGCAGATTGAACGCACGGAAATATTTTTCTACGGACTATGCACCGATTGCCTGAAGATATAA
- a CDS encoding ATP-binding protein, which translates to MNNQKAEYYFTAIVGQEDMKKALILNVVNPSLGGVLIRGEKGTAKSTAVRALAQLYVYFEDRIPE; encoded by the coding sequence GTGAACAATCAAAAGGCCGAATACTATTTTACCGCCATCGTCGGACAGGAGGATATGAAAAAGGCTCTGATCCTCAACGTAGTCAACCCGTCTCTCGGCGGAGTCCTTATACGCGGCGAGAAAGGGACGGCAAAGTCCACCGCCGTACGGGCACTCGCCCAGCTCTACGTATACTTCGAGGACAGAATCCCGGAATAA
- a CDS encoding Synerg-CTERM sorting domain-containing protein: MRRKFIMLMLALSLLAASLPAQADLLFTRQDNGYSNTALGIIQGAGDPVSPLVSNMGGNSGQGIYPFKNADGNFRIAITLYTGNGTDVISIYNPGEQSQWTQQSSWKAPLREATTTLHNTRMMVEMGGSLYATAYDIPIVSRVSTANDVYKQDKKYEYYHNDSKYNGHGEALNAYNGNLYAIFTGSNDPWNTTSGSYRLNQLVKLDSELNELARVEMKGKNLDGFTPGAYSQKEGRLYVATLGGVQKFGDEWNPESCIEMADLNTMEVTSLITAGEMNVVDPTFKHMFDAVVFVGDKVYIQAAKWTSGEDYTAGYSIRIYETTLEKLSKGDIGKLLRDFTGDYGYRLGLAYDESTNYLWAGVGYSLWRYDGANWTEFGSNALSGNISAYTAVSPTGTITPVEPDTPLGDGGGGGGCNGDWGAIALLALMPLFLRRRV, encoded by the coding sequence ATGCGCAGAAAATTTATCATGCTGATGCTCGCCCTCAGCCTGTTGGCCGCATCGCTGCCGGCACAGGCGGATCTGCTCTTTACCAGGCAGGACAATGGATACTCCAATACGGCGCTGGGAATCATCCAGGGCGCCGGAGATCCCGTTTCACCGCTCGTCAGCAACATGGGGGGTAACTCGGGACAGGGGATATACCCTTTTAAAAACGCCGACGGTAATTTCAGGATCGCGATAACGCTCTACACGGGAAACGGTACCGACGTTATCTCCATTTACAATCCCGGGGAACAATCTCAGTGGACACAGCAGTCGTCATGGAAAGCCCCGCTGCGCGAGGCTACCACCACTCTCCATAATACCAGAATGATGGTGGAGATGGGAGGCAGCCTCTACGCCACAGCCTACGATATCCCTATCGTCAGCCGCGTAAGTACAGCCAATGACGTCTATAAACAGGATAAAAAATACGAATATTACCATAATGATTCGAAGTATAACGGACACGGGGAAGCCTTAAACGCCTATAACGGGAATTTGTACGCGATCTTTACCGGCAGCAACGACCCCTGGAACACGACATCGGGATCATACCGGCTCAATCAGCTTGTAAAGCTTGACTCCGAGCTCAACGAACTGGCGCGTGTTGAGATGAAGGGCAAAAATCTCGACGGCTTCACACCGGGCGCGTATTCCCAGAAAGAGGGCAGGTTGTACGTCGCCACGCTGGGCGGTGTACAGAAGTTTGGAGACGAATGGAATCCCGAATCATGCATAGAGATGGCTGACCTCAATACTATGGAGGTCACCAGCCTCATAACCGCGGGAGAGATGAACGTTGTCGACCCAACCTTTAAGCATATGTTTGACGCCGTGGTCTTCGTCGGAGACAAGGTATATATACAGGCCGCCAAATGGACTTCGGGCGAGGACTACACCGCCGGATACAGCATCCGCATCTATGAGACGACGCTGGAAAAGCTGAGTAAAGGCGATATCGGTAAGCTGCTGAGGGATTTCACAGGTGATTACGGCTATCGCCTGGGACTGGCATATGACGAGAGTACAAATTATCTTTGGGCAGGCGTCGGCTACAGCCTCTGGCGCTACGACGGTGCAAACTGGACCGAGTTCGGAAGCAACGCCCTCAGCGGCAATATCTCCGCTTATACAGCGGTAAGCCCGACGGGAACCATTACGCCGGTCGAACCGGACACTCCGTTGGGAGACGGCGGCGGTGGCGGCGGATGTAACGGCGACTGGGGAGCGATAGCTCTTCTGGCACTGATGCCGCTCTTCTTGAGAAGGCGCGTCTGA
- a CDS encoding TonB-dependent receptor plug domain-containing protein — protein MKKYLFIAALCLCLGAGVAAAADDTVGLPEEKITTDAEVEDKLLLSPGSVTVIKPQEMKGEQKTLPELLKQVPGLHIIETKGRGAYTTASVRGSSSSQVSVYVDGVLMNLGSEAAVDLSTIPVENVERIEVYRGYIPARFGGASMGGVINIITQKPERAGGSVTAGLGSFGRLTGGLSYNTPLGEGALMASVNFDRTDGDFEYWNDNNTPYTPDDDYKAERQNNGYKNSNVLLKWNSERWQVEGGWKRNDRELPYSAPGADKPDSVRGATQVTDQWNTVVTRRGRMGDLDYGLRLEYLHQTKDYDDPSDTIGGWGEQHNRYETKRFGAAVDGSLPLGENHLVEFLWNYYNEELHTTGDIVKNFGGRERHTRNSWNGQIQDTISLNRTGDLWLTPIIRWNTAEGVTEFSWGAALTKKFGQGWTAKVTGGTYNRAPNLYELYGDGAFIIPNEGLKWEDGTQYDVGIAWEGELSKASVKAELTYFYRKSNNLIDYLMVNPRYAQYVNIGNAEISGVELEATVKRDKWDLYISATWMDPKNKTSGYMYDDPLPNRPEWEGLLRVSRKILKDDRGTIFAELHHIGKNYYDMQGEVGWDNLTTFGLGMRWQLRDDLKLVFGVDDVFNAGPDVMLFATGNGPERTLWYPIQGRAFYASLIWTF, from the coding sequence ATGAAAAAATACCTTTTTATCGCAGCGCTGTGTCTGTGCCTTGGCGCGGGAGTGGCGGCCGCGGCGGATGACACCGTAGGGCTGCCGGAGGAGAAGATCACCACCGACGCCGAAGTGGAGGATAAGCTGCTCCTTTCACCCGGCAGCGTCACCGTCATCAAACCGCAGGAGATGAAGGGAGAGCAGAAGACTCTCCCAGAACTGCTCAAGCAGGTGCCGGGGCTGCATATTATCGAAACGAAGGGGCGCGGCGCCTATACTACCGCCTCCGTGCGCGGCAGCAGCTCTTCACAGGTCTCCGTCTATGTCGACGGCGTGCTGATGAATCTCGGCAGCGAGGCCGCCGTCGATCTTTCCACTATTCCCGTGGAGAATGTCGAGAGGATCGAGGTCTACCGCGGTTATATCCCCGCGCGCTTCGGCGGCGCCTCTATGGGCGGCGTCATCAATATTATCACCCAAAAACCCGAGAGGGCCGGCGGCTCGGTGACCGCCGGCCTCGGCTCTTTCGGACGCCTCACGGGCGGGCTCTCTTATAATACGCCGCTGGGAGAGGGCGCGCTGATGGCCTCCGTCAATTTCGACCGCACGGACGGCGATTTCGAGTATTGGAATGATAATAATACTCCCTATACTCCAGACGACGATTATAAGGCGGAGAGGCAGAATAACGGCTATAAGAATTCAAACGTCCTGCTCAAGTGGAACAGTGAGAGGTGGCAGGTGGAGGGCGGCTGGAAGCGCAACGACCGCGAGCTGCCCTATTCTGCCCCAGGGGCGGACAAGCCGGACAGCGTGCGCGGGGCGACGCAGGTGACGGACCAGTGGAATACGGTCGTGACGCGACGCGGCAGGATGGGCGATCTCGATTATGGCCTGAGGCTCGAGTATTTGCATCAGACTAAGGATTATGACGATCCCTCAGACACGATCGGCGGCTGGGGCGAGCAGCATAACCGGTATGAGACAAAGCGCTTCGGCGCCGCCGTCGACGGCTCGCTGCCACTCGGGGAGAATCATCTCGTCGAATTTCTCTGGAATTATTATAACGAGGAGCTCCATACGACGGGAGATATCGTGAAGAATTTCGGCGGACGGGAGCGTCATACGCGCAATTCATGGAACGGGCAGATACAGGACACGATCAGCCTCAACCGGACCGGGGATCTCTGGCTCACGCCTATCATACGCTGGAACACCGCCGAAGGGGTCACGGAGTTTTCCTGGGGGGCGGCGCTGACCAAGAAATTTGGCCAAGGCTGGACGGCAAAGGTCACGGGCGGCACCTATAACCGCGCCCCCAATCTTTACGAGCTTTACGGCGACGGCGCTTTCATCATCCCCAACGAGGGGCTGAAGTGGGAAGACGGCACGCAGTACGACGTGGGGATTGCCTGGGAGGGAGAGCTCTCCAAGGCCAGCGTCAAAGCGGAGCTCACCTATTTTTACCGCAAATCGAACAACCTCATAGATTATCTGATGGTCAATCCAAGATACGCACAATATGTGAATATCGGAAACGCGGAGATATCGGGAGTTGAACTTGAAGCGACGGTGAAACGTGACAAGTGGGACCTCTATATCTCCGCTACATGGATGGATCCCAAGAATAAGACTTCGGGATATATGTATGACGACCCGCTGCCGAACCGTCCCGAGTGGGAGGGGCTGCTGCGGGTGAGCCGGAAGATATTGAAGGACGACAGGGGTACTATCTTCGCGGAGCTGCACCACATCGGGAAGAATTATTACGACATGCAGGGCGAGGTCGGCTGGGATAATCTGACGACCTTCGGGCTCGGCATGCGCTGGCAGTTACGCGACGACCTCAAGCTGGTCTTCGGCGTGGACGACGTTTTCAACGCCGGACCCGACGTAATGCTCTTCGCCACCGGCAACGGGCCGGAGAGGACTCTGTGGTATCCGATACAGGGAAGGGCCTTTTACGCCTCTCTGATCTGGACCTTCTAG
- a CDS encoding GLUG motif-containing protein: MSRKVFLFILPLIAAVSLLSSGSARAADWIESADVSWYEANSADVSFTINRAEELAGLAKLVNDGTQNFAGKTVRIGADIDLSGKVWTGIGITGKTFSGLFDGQGYTVGGLGAVKCGEPGGDYIGFFGKLNGGLTLNIRNLNVAGNVSVAPETIAGRDYLGYSVGGIAGWAQGTAATSSIENCSFKGSVKGYGDGDVGAIAGYGAMVLRNCSAEAYITTDNSGNDKNTTVTCLGGLCGNAAQPIENCFFSGSIKNAEAVGPVSAGGIAGTTGTGAALTNCAVSCDIDVIGGQYPTVNINSAKYMNNAGGIAGVVQWQAIVGCSAQGSIKIRSSAAGDAFVNAGGIVGVKDNNMDLNIEHCSSTMKIDAASGHAGSLVGFIPDVVNTKMYQCEWLAGEGLPLNDYVAQTVIPDNRLNYSVTKVADAAELMPVSLLSQPTVRILENKSYSQRVMCFPSVAGKTNGLAWSWGTADSAVASIVFAVRESALVRGVKAGTTDILASANGFLGENSWTAKTYAAVTKVMLTSLALDAESVTLADAGDSKVITASLLPEEEVSYPVLRWDLKVTSGDAAAVDDIELTHVGSSKQLKATLLKYVPGAQYLLSAYTVDGSELSADVIINAAKEKAPNGGSHSSGGCNGGAWGWLSLFVAVPLAAVLKKRITLNGGNNHE; the protein is encoded by the coding sequence ATGTCAAGAAAAGTTTTTTTGTTTATTTTACCGCTGATAGCGGCTGTATCTCTATTGTCGTCCGGCAGCGCGCGGGCGGCCGATTGGATAGAGTCCGCCGACGTCAGTTGGTACGAGGCAAACTCCGCCGACGTCAGTTTTACAATTAATAGGGCGGAGGAGCTCGCGGGACTGGCGAAACTCGTCAACGACGGGACGCAAAATTTTGCCGGCAAAACCGTGCGCATTGGCGCTGATATCGACTTGAGCGGCAAGGTGTGGACGGGTATCGGAATAACGGGAAAAACATTCTCCGGATTGTTTGACGGTCAGGGATACACCGTAGGCGGCCTCGGCGCCGTCAAATGCGGAGAGCCGGGCGGAGATTATATCGGATTCTTCGGCAAACTCAACGGTGGTCTCACCTTAAATATCAGGAACCTCAACGTCGCGGGAAATGTCTCCGTCGCTCCGGAAACCATCGCGGGAAGAGACTATCTGGGTTACAGCGTCGGCGGCATCGCCGGCTGGGCACAGGGAACAGCCGCGACCAGCTCGATAGAAAACTGTTCCTTTAAAGGCAGCGTCAAGGGGTACGGCGACGGAGATGTCGGTGCGATAGCCGGATATGGCGCCATGGTGCTTCGCAACTGCAGCGCCGAGGCGTATATAACCACCGATAACTCGGGAAACGACAAAAACACTACCGTTACCTGCTTGGGCGGCCTCTGTGGAAATGCCGCCCAACCGATAGAAAACTGCTTTTTTAGCGGCTCGATAAAGAACGCCGAGGCCGTGGGCCCAGTCAGCGCGGGGGGCATTGCCGGCACCACCGGCACGGGGGCCGCTCTCACGAATTGCGCCGTCTCATGCGACATTGACGTCATCGGCGGACAGTATCCCACGGTGAACATCAACAGCGCCAAATATATGAATAACGCCGGCGGGATAGCCGGAGTCGTTCAATGGCAGGCAATAGTGGGATGTTCGGCGCAGGGAAGCATAAAGATCAGGTCGTCGGCGGCTGGAGACGCCTTTGTGAACGCCGGCGGCATTGTCGGTGTCAAAGATAATAACATGGATCTCAATATAGAGCACTGTTCGTCAACAATGAAAATCGACGCCGCCTCAGGCCACGCGGGAAGTTTAGTCGGATTCATCCCGGATGTTGTCAATACTAAGATGTATCAATGTGAGTGGCTGGCGGGCGAGGGACTTCCCTTAAACGACTATGTGGCCCAAACCGTAATTCCCGATAACAGGCTTAATTACAGCGTAACGAAAGTAGCCGACGCCGCCGAGCTAATGCCCGTTTCGCTCCTATCTCAGCCTACGGTACGGATTTTGGAGAACAAAAGCTATTCTCAGAGGGTGATGTGTTTCCCGTCTGTCGCCGGAAAAACGAATGGCCTCGCCTGGTCATGGGGAACGGCCGATAGCGCCGTCGCTTCGATAGTTTTCGCTGTCAGAGAAAGCGCGCTGGTCAGGGGCGTCAAAGCGGGTACCACAGACATTCTGGCCTCGGCAAATGGTTTTCTCGGTGAAAATTCATGGACGGCAAAGACATACGCCGCTGTCACCAAGGTGATGCTCACCTCTCTCGCGCTTGACGCGGAGTCTGTCACGCTGGCGGACGCCGGCGATTCAAAGGTCATAACGGCCTCTCTCTTGCCAGAGGAAGAGGTGTCATATCCCGTTTTACGCTGGGACCTTAAGGTAACCTCGGGCGACGCGGCGGCGGTCGACGACATAGAATTAACGCACGTCGGCAGTTCGAAACAGTTGAAGGCGACCCTGCTCAAATACGTGCCGGGGGCTCAGTATCTGCTTTCCGCCTATACGGTGGACGGGTCGGAACTTTCAGCTGACGTCATCATCAACGCGGCGAAGGAAAAAGCCCCTAACGGCGGTTCGCACAGTTCCGGCGGCTGCAACGGAGGCGCCTGGGGCTGGCTTTCGCTCTTTGTGGCTGTTCCGCTTGCCGCCGTTTTAAAAAAACGGATCACCTTGAACGGAGGCAATAATCATGAATAA
- a CDS encoding Synerg-CTERM sorting domain-containing protein: MNEKTFSAMRRAIAAPLAAFLLIFIFAAMSFADSWTVDTKWYDDYKTTRGTKEKPFLISTPEELAGLAQLTNKVGDWLNPSVLFKGKYILLTRNIDLQSKEWAPIGWKIDYKIVTSGFNKIPNYKGFDGTFDGGGHTISGLSIVTCENLYVHNSVQSETAGLFGYLDNEGTVKNLAVKGSVNASKCEDVGGIAGWADGVIENCATDVSVFATSSKRGYAGGIAGLNGNPKGDGSGPVTDGIKAMIRNCVVFGNVSSTPISYSYAGGIVGFSSWYHGEVRNCVALCKSIIASMDAGGIFGGFNSNITANSVSVAAKVKAADASGIVGAYGYDYQNCYWLKMTDDQPLNGNASMGHYEYGRVTDENKLPVAAAIFDAADFGTIKPGDEREIHIVSYPTQADASGLKYTWHVDGTKLQIVSGQGTNTIRVKALAAAEDISYAALSADVKGLLGYTDAGSGQPKDRYISNFDTSVTLEATLKVASASIPVESVIAYGDASDIKEGETRSLGVAVVPSDADDTSVTWALTALSGEALSDDVILNQKDDGTLEVTLRKGHEKAYGYTFTVTAKDGGLKDSITLTGAPVTDVDISGVIPLGAVVPTYAEALKAVGATSDMLVDIAAACGVDISVFRTNSKGIVYLNSAVLGAAVDYAASLDKVEVTQIKPLPILRMTTSQAGKLAVTALVISGDALLAYTPQEVKLVKTRPDGTGEFFAYAEDQDAFGNKRFTLQTMDDKTMAPTDKIDPAQPYKLVLYIQDNSNFDMDPEDRSIIDPIAVVKLAKETPAPSGGSSGGCNAGAVGIMLLAVIPLFMRAPKKKFRQ, translated from the coding sequence ATGAACGAAAAAACATTCTCCGCGATGAGACGCGCAATCGCCGCGCCGCTGGCGGCGTTCCTGCTGATCTTCATATTCGCCGCGATGTCGTTCGCCGACTCGTGGACGGTCGACACTAAGTGGTATGACGACTACAAGACGACGCGCGGCACAAAGGAAAAACCCTTCCTCATCTCGACGCCCGAGGAGCTGGCCGGGCTCGCGCAGCTGACCAACAAGGTCGGCGACTGGCTAAATCCCAGCGTATTGTTTAAGGGTAAATATATACTGCTTACGCGCAACATCGACCTTCAGAGCAAGGAATGGGCGCCGATAGGGTGGAAGATCGACTATAAAATCGTTACGAGCGGCTTTAACAAGATACCGAACTACAAGGGTTTTGACGGCACCTTCGACGGCGGCGGCCATACGATATCTGGCCTTTCGATCGTAACCTGTGAAAATCTCTACGTGCATAACAGCGTTCAGAGCGAAACGGCGGGGCTATTCGGTTACCTTGACAACGAGGGCACTGTAAAGAACCTGGCAGTCAAGGGAAGCGTCAACGCCTCAAAATGCGAGGACGTAGGCGGTATAGCCGGCTGGGCCGACGGCGTCATCGAGAACTGCGCCACCGATGTCTCCGTCTTCGCCACCAGCTCCAAGAGGGGCTACGCCGGAGGCATCGCCGGACTCAACGGCAATCCGAAGGGCGACGGCTCCGGCCCCGTGACAGACGGGATCAAGGCGATGATCCGCAACTGTGTCGTCTTCGGTAATGTAAGCTCCACGCCAATCAGCTACTCCTACGCTGGCGGTATCGTCGGCTTCTCAAGCTGGTACCACGGCGAGGTGCGCAACTGCGTCGCTCTTTGCAAGTCGATAATCGCCAGCATGGACGCTGGCGGTATTTTCGGCGGCTTCAACAGCAACATTACGGCAAACTCGGTCTCCGTGGCCGCGAAGGTAAAAGCCGCTGACGCCTCCGGCATCGTCGGCGCCTACGGATACGACTACCAGAACTGCTACTGGCTGAAGATGACGGATGATCAGCCCCTGAACGGCAACGCGTCCATGGGGCATTATGAGTACGGCAGAGTGACGGATGAAAACAAGCTGCCCGTGGCCGCTGCGATATTCGACGCCGCTGACTTTGGCACGATAAAGCCGGGCGACGAACGCGAGATACATATCGTCTCCTACCCGACGCAGGCCGATGCCTCCGGGCTCAAATATACGTGGCACGTGGACGGGACGAAACTTCAGATAGTAAGTGGACAGGGCACGAACACAATCAGGGTCAAAGCTCTCGCCGCGGCGGAAGATATATCCTATGCCGCGCTCTCCGCGGATGTAAAAGGCCTTCTCGGCTATACGGACGCTGGTTCCGGACAGCCGAAGGACAGGTATATATCGAACTTTGACACCTCGGTGACGCTGGAGGCGACCTTAAAGGTAGCCTCGGCAAGTATCCCCGTGGAATCCGTGATTGCTTACGGAGACGCCTCGGATATTAAGGAGGGCGAAACGAGAAGCCTGGGCGTCGCGGTCGTTCCCTCCGACGCGGACGACACGAGCGTAACATGGGCGCTTACGGCGCTCTCCGGCGAAGCGCTCTCCGATGACGTGATACTGAACCAGAAAGACGACGGGACGCTTGAAGTCACGCTGAGAAAGGGGCATGAGAAGGCCTACGGATACACCTTTACGGTAACGGCGAAGGACGGCGGCCTCAAAGATTCCATCACACTTACGGGTGCGCCGGTCACGGATGTGGACATCTCCGGCGTCATCCCCCTCGGAGCCGTCGTTCCGACCTACGCGGAAGCTCTTAAGGCCGTCGGCGCGACCTCGGATATGCTCGTTGATATTGCGGCGGCCTGCGGTGTCGACATCTCCGTTTTCAGGACCAATTCAAAGGGCATCGTATACCTGAACTCCGCCGTGCTCGGCGCCGCGGTCGACTACGCCGCCTCGCTGGACAAGGTGGAGGTGACACAGATCAAGCCGCTGCCGATTCTCAGGATGACCACCTCACAGGCCGGCAAACTAGCGGTGACGGCGCTCGTCATCAGCGGAGACGCGCTCCTAGCCTACACCCCGCAGGAGGTCAAGCTTGTCAAGACACGCCCCGACGGTACCGGAGAATTCTTCGCCTACGCGGAGGATCAGGATGCCTTCGGCAACAAGCGCTTCACGTTGCAGACTATGGACGATAAGACGATGGCGCCGACGGATAAGATAGACCCGGCGCAGCCATACAAACTGGTGCTCTATATCCAGGACAACAGCAATTTCGATATGGATCCGGAGGACCGCAGCATCATCGATCCCATTGCCGTCGTCAAGCTCGCGAAAGAGACACCGGCGCCCTCCGGAGGCTCGTCCGGCGGATGCAACGCTGGCGCTGTCGGAATAATGCTGTTGGCTGTGATCCCCCTGTTTATGCGTGCCCCAAAAAAGAAGTTCAGGCAGTAA